GCTACAGGGATGAGGTCGATAAGGGGCCCACCGGAGGTATGGAGCCCCAATTATGGATCTGTCTCAGTAAATGTATGGATGTATGGGGTGGCTCTCTATAGGAGGGTGTCCCAGGAAGCCGGAATTATTTAATGCAGTACCCTGACATATTTGTCAGCCCTAAATTAGCGCAGTGCAGCTGGAAATATGAAAAGTATTTGCTTTATAAATGTCCTCAAAGACATCATATCATCAGTGCTCCGGATGTTAAAAGATGGGAATATATTGATATAGGTGTTAATGTTTTATACAAGGTTTATTTGGTTACATAATAAATCAGTCATttaggtttttggtttttttaaggcTGCTGCGGTCAAATATTTACAAATCACACGGATTCAATTTCCCTATCGGGTTGATTTAATGGGCGTTTTTGGGTAGGATGTTTCTTGGATGAGCATAGTCTGTGTACCCGGGTCATGTTTTTAGCAATGGctgcaaaaaacaacaaaacaaaaaaattatagaaaatgCTGCACCGCTCATCTCCAATTTATCTCCAGAACAACAGACGTCAGAACTGGATTGCTTAGATGGGCACATGTAAGGCACCTATGCGCTAGTAATTAAATGAATGACACTGGTATGCATTGAGAAGTGCCATAAGGAAATCCTGACAACTAGCGGCCCAGCGGTGTTTATCTCACAACCGCTTTGCTAAATCTCTCTACTTAATTTGATTAACCACAAATTATCTTAAGAAAAAGCAATGCTCAGTATGTACTTGCTCCCACTTACTGCATCACGGATCTCTCGGGAGGAGGCTTCATCGTGTTTCCAGTTACTTGGACAGGCTGtggaacttatatatatataaaactttagatctactcctttagggtatgttccgacatgacagatttgttgcagaaatttcatgGAGGAGACTTGTAGAGAACTGCACTGCCAATGCTTGCCAGGGATCCAGCTTAAATCAAACGATGTTCATGGTATAAGGTATCTCAGGATTTAGCGCTAATGTTTAGCTAATCCGGGAACCCCACCTATTGTCCGGGTGTGATCTAAGGCCTCggctacactgagactttttgtagcgctactgattgatttgcactattgagctacagctgcagtccaaactAATACATGGAGTTACATgtgatcttgtggactgcagcggtcactcaagagttaaaatgaatcagtagcgctacaaaaagtctcagtgtagcccAGGCCTAATATGATATATAACAAAGAAATTGCCTATAAGATCATTATATATCCGGATTTATGGACATTTTATAAAACTAATTTTATAGTAGGCCagcgctacacctagacttttttttttagtgctatGGATTGATTTTAGCAATTGAGCTAAAGCTGCAGTCCGAATGAATATATTGTGTTGCATGCAAACTTGTGGACTGCAgttgtcactcaagagttaaaatcaatcagtagcactccaaaaagtctcagtgtagcccTGGCAGTAATCTATATCTCCCCTGTAATAATTGATAATGCTGCTACTGACTTTCCACAACAGAGAATACGTGCAGTCTATGATGGAATACATGTATAGCGACATCTGGATTCACCTTATGGAATGTGTATACGTAGGTGAAACTTCGTGATATAAACAATGGTCAGACCCTTGTGAATCCAAGTACTCACTTAACACAGCTGTAAATACAGATAGTCAATTTGATCTGTCACGAGAATGTGTCCGGCCACTTGGTGGCAGTGTTTCTTAAAGTCTAACATGACAAATCATTAGTGTCTTGCAAAATTCAATTTGTGAGAAAATTGCAGAAGTGATAGGAAAGTAAATTGATTTGTGAATTCACCAGTTATAACAACATTTCCTATAGGAAGTCCTGTCCAGTGCGGTTCCTCCATCTTTAAAACATCCTAGGAAGGATTTGTGTGATgttagttttcatttttttgtgcttTAATATATTTATCATTATATGATGTTATGAATTACTGGCATCCACCTACCGGGAGTAGGGAAATATTTTAGGtgaaaatataaattattttttttctggttgTCTTGCAAACAAATTTTCGAGCCAATTTGCCTGGGCCCAGGATAGTAGCTCTTACCAAACCCTCAGGAGAGAAGACAGATCTGTGCTGCATATTACCTAGACGGATAGatttgaacaaaaaaatattagataaTTTTTAAAGAttacagcctctggatgtaagcaagaatgtttcaattcactgacagaaagcagagatcttaaaattgGGAAGTTATTGAAAGTTAGAACATTAGAGCGTATTAAAAAATTATAGAATATTTTTTATGATTAAAGGCACACTTCGGGCAAAACCGATTCATTGTGTTATGTCTtgggcagggcctgagggggcggagcatgacacagggaataAGGTTTGCCCAGAGTATTCCGGAGTATAAAACAGGATCTAATCAATTCCTTCAAAATGATGGTATGAGAACTGAACTTTACCTCTTAAGCAGTGGTATATGTTACATTTAAAGGATACCGTCAGTTATGTAGTCATGAGCTTTTGGCGTTGTACGGTTGTCTTAACAACTGGACCACCTGCTCCCCTGGCCGTGTCTCACTTCTAAACTTCTGTAAGGAAATGTGGTCGGCAACTTAACTGGCGGTACCCTTTAATTAAGGGGGAATGCACAAAAACATGCAGGATGCATATTGTACCTTGTGAGTCGTGAACCCAACTTCCCCCTTCCATACCGGGTGCCCGATTCTCATGTCTGATATCGTACAAAGCAATGAAGAGCCCGCCACCTGCTGCCTTCTTTAGTTACATGATGAGTCCCCTAACTGCTTCAATGATTTGGGACATGCAGCTTGGGATCTGGGGCACAGAGTGCCCAGAGGGATTTTGTTCCTGTAACCCCCTCTCCTTTAGTACACCAAtgcgcagtaatagtagtagtagtagtagtagtagtattaggccccatgcacacgttcgTAAAaactctccgtaattgcggacagtaATATGGTCCgctattacagacccattcagttctattggccacgggcacctttccgtatcgctacggatgggtgtcagtgccgtaacaatgttccgaaaattatggaacatgtccgttcttttgcatttcacAGGTCAAACCAGATGTGATCTTCTCACAAGTTCCGGCTTTTAGAAGCATGTGAACTCGTTGCATGACATTTATACTTTACATTAGCATTCTCATTTTTAGTAATAATGGGGGCACAGTGTTCACGTGACATCACCGCTGGTCGCTAGATGAATGAGCTGATACATTGGCGCAGACACACGAGTCGTTTGTTGTAGCGTCTAATCCAGATCTCTGAGGACAAGTGCgttatttatgacatattcactctTCAATTTCCATTTTGCCGCGCATAAAACACTTATAATGATTCAAAATACTTGTGTTTATGCAGATTAAATGAAACGATGCAGATTTTATACAGATGTCTCCGACCTTTCTCTGTGAAGGACTTCAGGGACAGCGTTGCTTATAAATAAAGAACATTTAATCAGTCTTatctgtacttttatttttttagctaaaatgcaATTGTGGTTGGAGAGATATATGTTACGCAAAGACTTCATGTCCGTCAAGCCCAGTAAAAGACAATGCAGACAGACTTTCCTCATCTCAGTTGGATGATAACATAGAAAAATAGATCTCTCAGCTGTATATCAGATATTGAAGATGACTGGTCATAGTTGCAGACTTCTTTAAATTATGCATCTGCTGAATGGCCCCCTAAACTACAGACAAAGGGTGCTCAAAACTTGTTGGTTGTCATGGTAGCAAATTAGCCAAAAAAAAGTGGAGTTATGCGTGCTCTCCTAGAGATATttacgcaggggcgtagctagggggggcaggcggggcatgtgccccgggcgcaacttggaggggggcgccagcgccacctcctcctgcactataggacacaggtacaattagaagcaatgaatggccgggtacgttccgtgcccggccattcagctcttttctacgagtgaagcgaaatcgcgcttccgtcgctgaaaggcgctgactgacagggaaagtcattctgcccagccaatcagcgccattcatagacgcttcgttcaacccccaggagacctgcgcagaagagagcaggtctccattgctgccggccggcgtgggaacgggattaaggtgagtttgaatagtttgttattttattgtaataaaaaagtgtgtggcaatatctacaggggaggctttatctacaagggggactttatctacaggggagctctatctacaggggggggctatatactagggggggctatatactggggggggctatctatggagcaccatatacaggggtgggctatatctacaggggggctatataaaggggtgggctatctatggagcactatatacaggggtgggctatatacaggggtgagccatctgtggagcactataggggagctatttgtgggacactatatatatgggggctctatggcaggcactatctacagggggcacagagtgtgtgtgtgtgtgtgtgtgtgtgtgtgtgtgtgtgtgtgtgtgtcacggtgtatggtgctattataattaggggtgcagtgtatggcgctattatatttaggggcgtagtgtttggtataatgagaacttgatctttgtttataggtgtagaaatgttgcaaaagtgggaagctgaagacatctgagcggcaaacttcagaaatgctctgtgaccggggaagtcatcatagaggtctggaccggatggagaaaaagaactaaaatctgagacgtcaccggtgagtcacttaatgtaaatgtttattctgcctctaattagcactgtatgatctgcagcgaaatgatgggtggtatgattatgatatgatttattttttgtgaaacagcaacactcagcatatccttatcattgttcgggccatgctgggagctgtagttttacgccgtacatacctatacggcaggggttgcactaacttgagctgtatttgtgctgagcttggttctggtgctgtatatatgtacggagcttcgttctggtgctgtgtatagaactatattgcttgtaaaatgtacaaatgtttttctgctcgagttacataaaaacaaatgtggaaaagaaatgacatgtcattgattggtagagaaaacaaacacgacgagggggaaggagatgacgggaaagaggtgggggggggggcaaacaatcattgccccgggtgctggagaacctagctacgcatcTGCTTTACGAATGGGAATAATACAACCTTGCAATCACCTAAAATATATACTGATGAGCGGTTTCTTTtgcatggcagtattatataatcCTACATCTTGGGCTGTGGTCAGAACGCCAAGAGATGCCATTAGCAATATTGAGGACCAGTCACGGTCAGCACAGGCTATAATGCTATTTAGTGATTTTATTTATAGAGCCTTGTAAGAGAAAAGGGTCAGCCGCTTCTCAAAAACAAGCCACCTCGGCGATCAGCTGACTGCCACGGATCTAGCTGCTGAAGTTTTTGGGAAATGTGCACAATGCCAACTCAAGTGAAtaggtgaccatgtaatacatggccatGCCAAGTCTACCAGAATGTGAGCTGCTTTTTCCAGTGTCAACTCTGGCTACTAAAGGGAAGCCTAACAGGACATATGAATTCTTGAGAGATACAGATAGAGATCATCATATCATCATGCTATTTGCTGCAGATATTTACACCACACATACCACTGGCCACATATTCTTACTCCAGACTATCCCGGACTCTGAGCACAGCAATTTACCAGCACCCAGTACATAGGAAAAACAAATCTATAAAGATGAAATACAATTTCAACATAACATCACCATACAAAAATCTTTTGcactgcctgtgacatgctgCATCCTGCTGCATAAGATACAGCCTGTAGCCTCTCCTGTGCTTTATGTCGGTTTCTGTAGCTATTCAGCATACTGCTCATCATTTGTAATTATTTAGTATAACTTCGCTTCTGAGTCATGTGATCTAAGCACAACTATATTTTTAAGGCATCATGAGACAAGTAGTTACCATAGCCAATGTCAGCAGACATTGATTTATAAAGTTGGAATATTCTCTTCGAAAAAGCAAGTTGCAGGTGGTATGAGGGGGCAAAAGAACACTTCTAATGAGGGCCGAATTAGGGGGTGGTTAGTATCATTACATTTGTCAGCTGGATTTTCTCTTAAAAGGACCCCAAGAGCAGCCCTGTTAGTAACAGATTACTATGAATAAAGTTTCAGATCACATCATGACGCATTTGAGTGTATATTGCCTAATCAAGTGGGAACACACAAACATCTCCTATATTTTAGTTTTGTGTTGTCCATTTGCTGtttatttaatatgtttttttttttaccattgcaAGAAAGACGTTGCATGAACGTGCTATTTCTCCTGCCAAGAGCCCGGTCTACAGATCTCTCATTTTGTACTGTGTATTCATTCAGCTGGAAGACGCCACGGTTCCACTGCTTCACCTCCTGACCCCCATAAACAAGTCACATTAAACCTCTTCCTATTGTAGCTCCACTCTCCCTTTTAGGATATTACATTGTGTGCCATCTAAATCTCATTAGTGTGGCGTCCTTGAAAAGGCCATTGCAATttagaaataaaaagaaaaggctGATTTAAGATCCGTAGAGCAGGATGAGAGCGAAAGTAATCCCGATGAACTCAGGCCTGCCACAAGTGACCCCCATTACTGCGCCAGTCTATCATAAACCAGCCTGCTAATGCACAGATTTATAAGGAGCCTTTCTGTtatctctggctaatagatgttcGTATTTTCTTGCTATCTTACCAATACGATTTCATATCTTGGGTGATATAAAAAGGTCAATGTATCTTTGAAATTGAAGTAAATATATAAAAGTAACATATGCTGGCCACAGGTACAAAATTACTGGTGTCTTTAAGTCAACAAGTGCCATATTCGATTTGTCCTTAAAAGCGCTTGTTCAGCTCGGCTGAATCGGCAAGTTAATTCTAATGAAGCGGAGGGGAGATGAGAAGCTGAAAATACCATGGGCCACTCTTATCCAACCGTTCCAGTATATTCTCCATCCACAATGGGTCTGGTAGCCCCCAGAGACATATCAACTACACAGTTAAACCCCCTACTAGTGACGGACTGAGGATCCATCTATACAAAACATTGTGAATATCTTAAAATCGGTTattattgtacacacaggacatattgtctataaggtctaataggttatttgtgaatcaacccataagaagtagatcctagtggcaagtgattggctccaaagaaaGCTCCTAATGGGGTTGTCTCCTGCTGAACCTTGTTGTATTATTGTGTCGGAGCCTGGGCcctctggaggatcctctggtactctggtgggtgaGTCAGACCCTGCCTCCTATTATTGAACTTGCATTTCATATTGGATATCCTATTTACATTCGTGATTTATTACATAAATACGGTCTTCTTCCCATTAGTAGCAGACATCTCAATTTTTGGACTTGGTCATCATTTGCATCTACAGGAAAGCAGTGAGAAACAAATCAAATAGCCCCTGTTTGAAACACAAAGGAAAGCATCGGCTACGTCGGGAAATTGCTGGTGGACCCTTTTTACATAATTGGGgagattttaaatatatatttagaaaTTGATTGACACTTAATTTTggacctcattttaaaaaaaattaagaattttAGTGTAAGGTAGAAATTCATTTTATGAAAATGGTAGTGTGGTTAACGCCATTTCCGGTTGCCTTCCTGTCAATCTGATTGTATAAAGATCCTTTTACACGGTCCgactgccgactagcgaccattttattggccgcgtaaactgggagatcagctggtGAACAGGGCAATGATAAGGAatgagcgtttatatgaacgcttgtttgcccgaccaTTGGCAGCGTTTTAAGTCTGGTCACAGAGACCCTCCACAATCGCCCGCTGTCTGTGGGGGAAACAATACAcaagtcctttttttttctgcagcggaacaaAGCATACCAGGGTGACCATTGAACTAAATAGACATCCATTGTTTTCAACGTGATGCCTGCTGTCCTCGCAAGTGGATGCCCCCACCTGTTTGCACATTCAACCCTAGTGGGTCAATTAACAAGGGTTGTCTATAGAAACAACTAAGAATATGAGTAGATACTGTATGCGAATGTTGATCAGCAGAATAATAACTTGAAGCTCAGAGGCCCCAATGAAGACATCGGATGTCTTCTTATGTGACCCACTTATGTGCCAGGAGCCCTACTtgtgcaccctctatagctacccTCCTGTGGATCACCCTCTTCTGTATATCCTGCTTgggctttaaaagaaaaaaaaatatcacaaaagAAGCTGCAACTCTTGTAACAATAAAttgattttaattatatttttggaTTACAACAATGCTTCAATTCTCAAACCAACACAACCTTCCACACCTCTCCATAACACAATGTGCgtcatctgtgtgtgtgtgtatatatacatataaacatacatacatatatacacacgttaCATAGGCTTTACACAGACGCCTCCTCTATGCTCTGTACAATGGGCGTGAACTGTGTGCGCATATAAATACATTGATGGGGACAGAATCAGCAGGACAAAAGCAAAACTTGTAATGCGCTGTTATTTGTTAATATCGCCATTGACTTGCATTTTCAAtgtgtttctttttattatttttctacggCAATCCAGAAATAACCGTAACAGTCACAGGCCTGCGCCTAACTATGGTTACACAACACTGGCCAAAGCAAAAACTGCCATTTCTGTGGATTGGATGCCGTATCACCGTGCAGAGTGGATCCTCTACCCACGCTATTTACAGCCAATAGACACATTTTCACATAATAGAGCAGCTCTTGGCACGATCTTTACGGATTTCTGTCTCGCTTAATAGTTCAGTCCGTCCAGGCAGCTGTGAGACGCGTTTCAGTCCCCTCTTGGAGTTGCTGCGCTTGAGGTTCTTGTGAATGCGGTTAACAGAAGCCAAGGTGGTGACGTGAAAGACGTCCCTCACACTGTTCTCCGACACCTTAGAGGAACATTCTACATAAGCCACAGCTCCAATCTGACGGGCCTGAGTGCTACCCTGGAATAAGAGAGAGACCATTATTAGTGTATAAAAACAACTATTCTGTATGCATGCATGGTTTTCCTATTGAAGAGGTTGCAACCTTAGGACAACCACTGTCCACATACCCTACTAGGACATATGGATGTTATAGTGGAgggtcccccatacagtagaacCCTCTATGAACCATAATGGACAGCTGCTAACAAACACCAGCTCTCGCTCTGACAGACCATCAGGGCCACTGAAAGGATGGCCATGCCTTTCCTTAGATAAGGCCATCCCTTTCGGATAAAAAGTTAACAGTATGGTGAATCAACACTTTGGGGAAAAAGTTACAGGGCCTGAAGGGAAGGTGCATGACACATGaaatctctttggtgttctttgagttCCTGGGTCATGCACCGACCCCTCAGTCTCGACACTAGGCCAAAATGGTATATTTGTTTTTCCAAGAATGTTACTTAAAATATTCAGATGAACTGGTCACATTACACTTTAAAAACAGGCTGAATCCACTTtatgcttttatttttacacatctgagCATGCCATTGATGATTGTTGAATCCGGTACAATCGCTTTACCTACCCACCGCATAGTTGGCAGTTGGCGATTTTGGTACAACCCCTTTGGTGAACAGGGATATTGCATCTTGTAGCCAGGTCAGCCCATATCATTGGACAGTTTAGAGCAGCAGCAGAAGAGGAGGAGTGTGTTGACCTTGCAGGAGACTGTGACCTGTTCACTCATAAATAACTTTGCCGAAGACAGGGCGAAACAGAGTCCACTTGAGTGGAAGCAGAAGTAGCAGAACACAGACCACCATAGTGTTATAAGGACTTAGCAGTAGCTAAGGAGACATTTGCATCCTATTTGGGTTCTCTCCTGTTGCATGAGATGAAATGCAATGCTATTGTCACTAAAGCCTCTTTAGCATATGACATCAAGCTGCCATCCATCACCAACGTAGCCCCAATATAGTTCAAGCATCCAATCGATGTTTTAATGTGTTCAAATAACAAAGAAGAGACTTTTTTCGATTACAAGACAATGAAAATGATTTTTAGATTTTCTAGAGGTCTATGTTAACTATCAGAGAGAGGGATAATATCATTTTACTTTATACTGTAATGAAACAACATTTATAGGCAAGAACAGTTTGATATATAATTAAGCAATTTTTCACTGAAGctttgatggggggggggggggggatatcccTTTATATGTCAATACAATGAAACACATTGACTGGAGGATGTACTGTATGCCGGCATATGCAGAGGAGGAAatatctttaaggctatgttcacatctgcgtcagggctccgttccgatagaATGGAGCAATAACTGAAAGAAGCcaaaaggtttccatttccatcaccatggatttcaatggtgatggatccgttgccaatggtttgtttgtctccgttgtgcaagggtgatggaaacggaaagctTTGCTTTAagtttgtcagtcagggctccgttccgacggaaagctacaTCGGAACGGAGCCTAATTTACACACGGTTGTATATTCGAGAACTCCCCAATTATTCAAGGATGTTCTGCACCTAGATTTCTTTTGGCAAGAAATCTAATAATATATCAAGAAAGAGAGAATATAACTTGAGTACTGCTCGGTCCTCAGCTTGGTGCATTttaagatttacattttttttttttttttaaacgctgtTAAACCCCACAATCTTCTATCTGGAAACGCCCCAAACCAACCAGAAACACCTCTTTAAAAAacgaaattagcaaatcccatcCTTTTGTGGTCCAATTTGCAGAACTAAGTAAAGACAGTTGGCAGCGGATTACATTATGCCATTCCCCATCACAGCCTGAagtatcagatttttctaaaaatgaatttaaaaaaatgaatttatgtGAACAAACATTTTTAATTCATTCTGTAATGAACTTCAAAAATGTGCAAACTTATTCCAGTTAACGATAATCAAATAAATCACTACTGCCACATGTTATGACTACATAGAGGTCGTACACACTTAGGAAATTAGGGTAatttaggctccgttcacaccaTGTTCAGTGTGTACAGCATATGTCCTGGGAGACATTTGTGGTGTGTACACAAAACGAAACCACAAAGCCCTATAGACCCAACGGATGCCAAAGGATGTCCAGGAATGTTtcttgttgttgtttttactgtataggaaagtgtagtctgctgtgttttttttagacagtaagtcaccccaaaaaaataatgatattgtgtggtataggttttttttttttttatcatggggGCCCAAGTATGAAATATGCcactggtgtagtataaaggtatACTGTATGGTATAATGCGGCATATGTTGGGGCTTAATGGTCGGCGGTGAACAAAGccacataaaacaaaaaatgtgTAATATCTTACTGAAACCCGCTTCAAAAATGGCCGTCGTCGACACCGCCTGTgagacagattctctatatatTCATTTTGCCCTCTGTATACATTAATAACATTTTCTCTGTCATTTTTGTTTAGTCTGCTGTGAACTGGCTAAAGAAAACATAGTTTTAGACCCGGTTTTAACTTATGGGAATGTAAACGTCTTCTGTACAGAGGATGTGGATTAGGACATGGAAGGAATGAAGTGTGGGAACTGTGTAAACATAGGCAGAGTCATTCCATTTTAGGAACACAGGAATTTTCTCATAATATACCAGGATTCCCATCTCGAACATTACTACTTTTTTTGGCACACATACACTAAACATAGTAGTCCAGTATCATATAGCAGCATAAGTGAAATACCTAATGAGACCTAGACTACATAGAAAGGAGAACCTCTGGGtgtcatgtttttgttttttttttaagattagagcaaagtaaaaaaaaaattgccattgcGGTATACATGCGGCGGTCCACGGCACTGCAGTTCCAGCCACAACCCCTTGATTCTGTTGATCGATGAGTCACGTTGGTCGGGCCCCCAATAAACATACATTAATGGCCAAAGGATAGGCCCAGATTCCCAGAAAACAAAAGTCTCATTCTTGTAAATTTAAAATGTGGAAAATCATTTTTTTGATATCTTACGTCTATGACGAAATAGGATAGCCTGAAGATACAGGCCCATAACGGGATTCTGATGACATTTCTGTTCTTATTTGACTCAAATGTAATATCATGGAGACCATGTGTGGATTTAAATTATCAAATATATGGATATCCCCACATATAAATTTTTTGCCACTATTTAAGTAGATAGTTATATTTGGTGATTTGAATCCACACAAGGTCTCCATGACTTCATTACACTGCACATGACAGAAGCCAGAACACGACATGATGTCATCAGAATCTGTACAGCATTAGGCTATGGACCTGTAACTTAGAGATCATATCCCAGTATAGGattagaaaatttaaaaaaaaatttaaaaaaattacaaatttttagCATATACTGAAGGTGCTTTTTAGATTCTCTGCTGATAAACCTACTTTAACAGTTCTGTAAATAAAGTTTCTCTTGCTACTTCTGCACACGTGAATGGCATACATCAATGTTCTCTACATAATGAGTCCTCAGAGAGTCTTACCTGTTCATGTGTAACTGGGATAAGTCTCTGTTTCGACAGTTCCCGTAAAGTATTCAGATCTGTCCTCATGTCAAGTTTACAGCCCACTAGAATGACCTTGGCACTTGGGCAGAACTCCTGAGTTTCACCTTGCCACTGTTGAGAAAAAAAGATAATTAGCTTGCAAAATATTCTGGATACTCGGTAATTCATGTTATCATAAGCTGC
The genomic region above belongs to Rhinoderma darwinii isolate aRhiDar2 chromosome 13, aRhiDar2.hap1, whole genome shotgun sequence and contains:
- the RND2 gene encoding rho-related GTP-binding protein RhoN, producing the protein MCGLYRGALFHWAGGLSMREGRSEDTEERMDKQMSRCKIVVVGDTQCGKTALLHVFAKDCYPENYVPTVFENYTASFEIDKQRIELNMWDTSGSAYYDNVRPLAYPESDAVLICFDISRPETLDSVLKKWQGETQEFCPSAKVILVGCKLDMRTDLNTLRELSKQRLIPVTHEQGSTQARQIGAVAYVECSSKVSENSVRDVFHVTTLASVNRIHKNLKRSNSKRGLKRVSQLPGRTELLSETEIRKDRAKSCSIM